Proteins encoded within one genomic window of Ptiloglossa arizonensis isolate GNS036 chromosome 3, iyPtiAriz1_principal, whole genome shotgun sequence:
- the LOC143144105 gene encoding uncharacterized protein LOC143144105 isoform X2, giving the protein MERYRGTHYQLSSDPYPTRRNSSKFGSISQLSPILRTSQNPDTNEIRSENKFHHNSDYSSYNRRPFGKHSSTPMFPRNKDEFEDKVDESIPSDESLPKRASSIYSQNDSLSRGENTMYFPSERSPWGTSISPKVHPKASSVVAARAVSGPLSSSTRYNIDPRVYNDVTSPGLTTRLTKYAAEANNKLTHQSQYRIGQFPKVNLQASPVPLINAKIVKTRTPMTVRVAPPDAIRYSPSRKQKILSDLCSIDNNCSSLSVAQTLRDISLKRHASREDVTSELAKKQRTGGITTNEFEKQDETKQKRSRDDSSKSEEDISPQNKTVRPTKRTKTPSCYDILNSFSSSKHVASGVKRKAGDLSRSGTPDFEKHFKSLECVQSSSAQTLPEIQNVNAKYRNHEIMEKKNSDVCNSPDKIQEHLPLKGILKSGARSLDINSQNKDVNAKHTNTYNGKNQSTESVASMESVKLTNKLFMRAEPERNEKLRMLVEEQGNIRAKFTTDDVEEIKMEDIADMRQTSMKARLQSMFDAISGKASSKINPDVVIQAEEINAVKSISCPVTCATLNSSTTTTNVNTAPISTSAVALSPGTSESHSKSSKHVAFSLPVKETLSNSTVLATIDSETKTDNFSTFKSDLATTTSGIMTFPAISRGVSVPPDSSTNVTSSNAIATNNNFGKSTLLTVSHTSSPGTFTFGVVSPSNKVSAPAASATSPTSLFGNVSGSTSKPLSIPVTSGAIHTKNETNRGNTLHGSKVAENVSSSSNFTPGSSSVTFVSTPPNAPLSTVTTDAKSKEQSTGTTTVDTTTMSFKSIASTVPNGPSAATITTTASTSLFAFGNKGSNAQTLKSETFLFTGSTGNASQSINTFGSLTSSQRAPVISTVTTSPNCISQQTNPAPNIVTTDAFNSNAKTTASVTFGTSSAFTFGAPTLSTSNSKSGFSFNGTTVSTASNLLTGASNTTVFGTGSNNNNNNNNNNNNNNNSGSTSTSTSTSNNNNNNNNNNNNNNSPLPFGTSSDGSTRQINANPTWTFGNASIFGTTKSQPVFGSTASTLSTIGSGSFTAPKTTTTAIFGSTGNAIATESTSTSSTTAFSNITSGSSSGITSTTSMPIFASSVNTSVVSGVTGTSNNLFSNVNSTTSTPAFGATNNIFGQTKSPVTNFKSTPGVFGSNAAPLFGSQATTTPTTFGTTVGTTVVSSNTTRTAFGSTSASSNAATVANFGAQSSAVTAFGTQSSAAPSAPQSPATQAFGARTSVFDTESSMAPVFGASTSGSFNSPASNTFGEQNATSVAFAGNKSSPFGAQASSAFGAPNACSTSAFGTGNANTTNNTTTGIFTFGANQKPSQQNITNFSFAGNNNVVAPVSAPFQFTATTSKPATGFSFSASSTTPSINFGTTNAPPTFNASTPGMFSIGSGSTAPRTRNHRTRKPR; this is encoded by the exons GTCGGATGAAAGTCTGCCGAAGAGAGCGTCTTCTATTTATTCGCAGAACGATTCTCTGTCACGAGGTGAAAATACTATGTATTTTCCTTCAGAACGATCTCCATGGGGTACTAGTATCAGTCCAAAAGTACACCCAAAAGCCAGCTCCGTAGTAGCTGCTAGAGCAGTTTCTGGACCTTTATCGTCATCGACTAGATATAATATAGATCCGAG AGTGTACAACGACGTAACTTCTCCGGGACTCACAACTCGATTAACAAAATACGCAGCAGAAGCCAATAACAAGTTAACTCATCAGTCTCAATATCGCATAGGGCAGTTTCCAAAAGTTAATCTTCAAGCCAGTCCGGTTCCATTGATAAatgcaaaaattgtgaaaacAAGGACACCAATGACCGTCAGAGTCGCTCCTCCAGATGCCATTCGATATTCTCCATCGAGAAAGCAGAAAATTTTGTCAGATTTATGCAGCATAGATAATAACTGTTCTTCTCTTAGCGTTGCTCAGACTTTAAGAGATATATCGTTAAAGCGACACGCATCCAGAGAAGACGTTACTTCCGAATTAGCAAAAAAGCAACGTACAGGTGGTATTACTACAAACGAATTTGAGAAACAGGATGAAACGAAACAGAAGAGAAGCAGGGATGATTCCTCAAAATCGGAAGAAGACATCTCGCCGCAAAATAAAACTGTTAGACCCACGAAACGGACTAAAACACCGTCTTGTTACGATATCTTAAACTCGTTTAGCTCTAGCAAACACGTTGCATCCGGCGTTAAAAGGAAAGCTG GAGATCTTTCGCGGAGCGGAACACCAGATTTTGAAAAGCATTTTAAATCTTTGGAGTGCGTACAGAGTAGTAGCGCGCAAACATTACCAGAAATTCAAAATGTAAATGCAAAATATCGCAATCACGAGATAATGGAAAAGAAGAACTCGGATGTGTGCAACTCTCCTGACAAAATACAAGAGCATTTACCGTTAAAGGGAATTCTGAAATCAGGTGCGAGAAGCCTAGACATTAACTCGCAAAACAAAGACGTTAATGCGAAGCACACGAACACGTataatggaaagaatcaatccACGGAGTCCGTTGCGTCCATGGAATCGGTGAAATTAACAAACAAATTATTTATGAGAGCGGAgccggaaagaaacgaaaaattaagaATGTTGGTCGAAGAGCAAGGTAACATAAGAGCAAAATTCACTACGGATGACGTAGAAGAAATCAAGATGGAAGATATAGCGGATATGAGACAAACGAGCATGAAGGCAAGACTGCAGAGCATGTTCGACGCTATATCTGGCAAAG CATCCAGCAAAATTAATCCAGACGTCGTGATTCAagcggaagaaataaacgcggtTAAATCCATCTCGTGCCCTGTAACTTGCGCGACTCTCAATTCTTCAACGACTACGACAAACGTTAACACCGCACCAATTTCCACATCAGCCGTAGCACTTAGTCCTGGCACGAGTGAATCTCattcaaaatcttcgaaacacGTTGCCTTTAGTTTACCGGTTAAAGAAACGTTGTCGAATTCGACCGTTCTTGCTACTATCGACTCCGAAACAAAAACCGATAACTTTTCAACATTTAAATCGGATTTGGCGACCACTACGTCTGGAATAATGACATTTCCAGCAATATCCAGAGGTGTGTCCGTTCCACCTGATTCAAGTACAAACGTAACAAGCTCAAACGCAATTGCGACAAACAACAACTTTGGAAAATCTACTCTACTTACGGTGTCGCATACTTCATCGCCTGGAACGTTTACGTTTGGTGTCGTTTCACCGAGTAACAAAGTTTCCGCGCCCGCCGCATCTGCGACTAGTCCGACGAGTCTGTTTGGAAACGTTAGCGGTAGTACGTCGAAACCTCTGTCCATTCCTGTCACTTCTGGCGCAATacatacgaaaaatgaaacgaaccgAGGTAACACGTTACACGGTTCAAAAGTGGCTGAAAATGTTTCATCGAGTTCGAATTTTACGCCCGGTAGCAGTAGCGTAACGTTCGTTTCTACGCCTCCAAACGCACCATTGTCGACCGTAACGACCGATGCGAAAAGCAAAGAACAAAGCACCGGAACTACCACCGTCGATACAACCACAATGTCCTTTAAAAGTATCGCAAGTACCGTTCCGAACGGACCCTCGGCAGCAACAATCACTACCACTGCATCGACTTCGTTGTTTGCCTTTGGAAATAAAGGTAGCAACGCGCAGACGTTGAAATCCGAAACATTCTTGTTCACTGGGTCAACAGGAAATGCTTCCCAAAGTATCAATACCTTTGGAAGTTTAACGAGTTCGCAACGAGCTCCCGTGATTAGTACCGTTACGACAAGTCCCAATTGTATATCTCAGCAAACAAATCCCGCACCGAATATCGTAACCACCGATGCGTTCAACTCGAACGCAAAAACTACGGCTTCGGTCACCTTTGGAACGTCTTCGGCATTCACTTTTGGCGCTCCTACTTTGTCCACGTCCAACAGCAAATCTGGATTTTCCTTCAATGGTACAACGGTATCCACCGCGTCTAATTTGTTAACCGGAGCATCCAATACAACCGTATTTGGTACCGGgagcaataacaacaacaacaacaacaacaacaacaacaacaacaacaacagcggcagcaccagcaccagcaccagcaccagcaacaacaacaacaacaacaacaacaacaataacaataacaattcgCCTTTGCCGTTTGGTACTTCGTCGGATGGGAGCACTCGGCAGATTAACGCAAACCCTACTTGGACATTCGGCAACGCGTCGATTTTCGGAACGACAAAGAGTCAGCCAGTTTTCGGCAGTACTGCTTCGACTTTGAGTACAATTGGTTCTGGTTCTTTTACCGCTCCGAAAACCACAACTACGGCTATCTTCGGTTCCACCGGTAACGCAATTGCCACAGAATCGACCTCTACCAGTTCAACGACAGCTTTTTCGAATATTACCAGTGGATCTTCTTCGGGAATAACAAGCACGACTTCTATGCCAATTTTTGCCTCCAGCGTGAACACATCAGTCGTGTCGGGTGTAACTGGAACGAGTAACAATTTGTTCTCGAACGTAAATTCAACGACCTCGACGCCCGCTTTTGGCGcgacgaataatatttttggaCAAACAAAATCTCCAGTTACGAATTTCAAAAGCACCCCGGGAGTGTTTGGGAGCAACGCCGCACCTTTGTTCGGATCTCAGGCTACAACGACTCCCACCACGTTCGGCACCACGGTCGGTACCAcggtcgtttcgagcaatacgaCCAGAACCGCTTTCGGTTCGACGAGCGCTTCCAGTAACGCGGCAACCGTGGCCAATTTCGGTGCACAGAGCTCCGCAGTAACCGCGTTTGGAACTCAAAGCAGCGCGGCTCCTTCGGCACCGCAGAGCCCCGCTACGCAGGCGTTTGGAGCGAGGACTTCCGTGTTCGATACCGAGTCTTCGATGGCCCCTGTTTTCGGGGCTTCCACCAGCGGAAGTTTCAATTCTCCCGCATCAAATACCTTTGGTGAACaaaacgcgacaagcgtcgcaTTCGCCGGTAACAAGTCTTCGCCGTTCGGTGCTCAAGCTTCGTCAGCCTTTGGCGCGCCTAACGCGTGCTCTACGTCTGCGTTTGGTACCGGTAATGCGAATACCACGAACAACACTACTACCGGTATATTCACCTTCGGAGCAAACCAAAAACCATCGCAGCAAAATATCACCAATTTCTCCTTTGCCGGCAACAACAACGTCGTTGCTCCTGTATCTGCACCTTTCCAGTTCACCGCAACAACTTCGAAACCAG CTACAGGTTTCAGTTTCTCGGCTTCATCGACGACACCATCCATCAACTTCGGAACAACAAACGCGCCACCGACATTTAACGCATCGACACCTGGCATGTTCAGCATCGGAAGCGGCTCTACCGCGCCGAGAACTCGAAaccatcgaacgagaaaaccgaGATGA